One stretch of Roseimicrobium sp. ORNL1 DNA includes these proteins:
- a CDS encoding TIM barrel protein gives MSTPTTYRFSFGPWNISEGGDPFGPIVRAEYPHEAKYALYKPLGFDGVQFHDDDVVPGMDDLSPDQISKKAGEVKAMLGNQGLTPEFVAPRLWFADATVDGGYTSNSAADRQYAWDRTQKCIDIANAVGSKAVVLWLAREGSYIRESKNARVAYDRLLETINKMLDYDKNIEIWIEPKPNEPTDQAYVPTIGHAIALAYASKDSKRVKGLIETAHALLAGLDPSDEMAFALAHDKLGSVHLNDQNGLKYDQDKNFGAANLRAAFNQVRVLEENGYGSKGEFIGLDVKAMRTQKGSPVTAHLANSRTIFLHLVDKVRSYDRKLEQQYIEARDYEALELFVLNHLMGVK, from the coding sequence ATGAGCACGCCTACCACCTACCGCTTCTCCTTTGGTCCCTGGAACATCTCCGAAGGAGGTGACCCCTTCGGTCCGATTGTCCGCGCAGAGTACCCCCACGAGGCCAAGTACGCACTGTACAAGCCACTCGGGTTCGATGGCGTGCAGTTTCATGATGACGATGTCGTGCCGGGTATGGATGACCTCTCGCCAGACCAGATTTCCAAGAAGGCCGGTGAAGTAAAAGCCATGCTGGGTAATCAGGGACTCACCCCGGAATTCGTTGCGCCGCGTCTGTGGTTCGCGGATGCCACGGTGGATGGCGGCTACACCTCCAACAGCGCGGCAGACCGTCAGTACGCCTGGGACCGCACCCAGAAGTGCATCGACATCGCCAACGCGGTGGGCAGCAAGGCCGTCGTCCTTTGGTTGGCGCGCGAAGGCAGCTACATCCGCGAGAGCAAGAATGCCCGCGTGGCCTATGACCGCCTGCTCGAAACCATCAACAAGATGCTCGACTATGACAAGAACATCGAAATCTGGATCGAGCCCAAGCCGAATGAACCCACCGACCAGGCGTATGTGCCGACCATCGGCCACGCGATTGCGCTGGCGTATGCCTCGAAGGACTCGAAGCGCGTGAAAGGACTCATTGAAACGGCGCACGCGCTGCTCGCTGGTCTGGATCCTTCGGATGAGATGGCTTTCGCCCTGGCGCATGACAAGCTGGGCAGCGTACATCTCAATGACCAGAACGGCCTGAAGTACGACCAGGACAAGAACTTCGGCGCGGCGAACCTCCGTGCGGCCTTCAACCAGGTGCGCGTGCTGGAGGAGAATGGCTACGGCTCGAAGGGCGAATTCATCGGTCTTGATGTGAAGGCCATGCGCACGCAGAAGGGTTCGCCCGTGACCGCCCACCTCGCGAACAGCCGCACCATCTTCCTCCACCTCGTGGACAAGGTGCGCAGCTACGACCGCAAGCTGGAACAGCAGTACATCGAGGCCCGTGACTATGAGGCGCTTGAGCTTTTTGTGCTCAATCACCTGATGGGAGTGAAGTAA
- a CDS encoding aldolase, translating to MKSFRLNRLFNAKSGRCFDVAVDHGFFNQPGFLQGIESMPKVIKTLVDAAPDAIQLTVGQARHLQEIPGREKPSLVLRTDVANIYGKELPASRFSLVIEETMLQAVRFDAACVCVNLFQIPGAPEVHEQCVENILKLKPQADYYGMPMMVEPLVFQPNEKAGGYMVNGDVVQIMHLVRQAVELGADIIKADPTDDVSLYNQVVETAGGIPVLVRGGGRVSDREILERTQGLLKQGAAGIVYGRNIIQHPNPKGITRALMAMVHDNGSVDDALKLIA from the coding sequence ATGAAGTCTTTTCGCCTCAATCGCCTCTTCAACGCCAAGTCCGGCCGCTGCTTTGACGTCGCCGTGGACCACGGTTTCTTCAATCAGCCCGGCTTCCTCCAGGGCATCGAGTCCATGCCCAAGGTCATCAAGACCCTCGTGGATGCCGCTCCGGATGCCATCCAGCTCACCGTGGGGCAGGCACGTCACCTGCAGGAGATTCCCGGGCGTGAGAAGCCTTCGCTGGTGCTGCGTACGGACGTGGCAAACATCTACGGCAAGGAACTGCCAGCCTCCCGCTTCAGTCTCGTGATCGAGGAGACAATGCTGCAGGCGGTGCGTTTCGATGCGGCGTGCGTGTGCGTGAATCTCTTCCAGATTCCCGGCGCGCCGGAGGTGCACGAGCAGTGCGTGGAGAACATCCTGAAGCTCAAGCCGCAGGCGGACTACTACGGCATGCCCATGATGGTGGAGCCGCTCGTCTTCCAGCCGAATGAAAAAGCCGGTGGCTACATGGTGAATGGCGATGTGGTGCAGATCATGCACCTCGTACGCCAGGCCGTGGAACTCGGGGCGGACATCATCAAGGCGGATCCGACCGACGACGTGTCCCTTTACAATCAGGTGGTGGAGACCGCCGGTGGCATCCCTGTGCTGGTACGTGGTGGTGGCCGCGTGAGCGACCGTGAGATCCTTGAGCGTACCCAGGGCCTGCTAAAGCAAGGCGCGGCGGGCATTGTGTACGGACGCAACATCATCCAGCACCCAAATCCGAAGGGCATCACCCGTGCTCTCATGGCCATGGTGCATGACAACGGCAGCGTGGATGACGCGCTGAAGCTCATCGCCTAG
- a CDS encoding Gfo/Idh/MocA family oxidoreductase — protein sequence MKSVGIGIIGGGLMGREMASAFGRWCALTDVEVKPELVAVADVVEDVRNWFQRIPSCTQLTGDYKELLANPAVDVVYVAVPHNLHERIYIDVLEAGKDLFAEKPFGFDLSAAKNIAAAVKKTGRYTRCSSEFPFFPGAQRVVQAVKAAKFGRVLEVVSGFHHSSDLDATKPANWKRFSRTCGEIGVLGDLGMHACHLPLRFGWKPKSLFAQLQKGYPQRPDGKGGMADCDTWDNAVLHTWADIGGQEAPLRLEMKRLAPGETNTWFIEVLGTEGGVRYSTKHPKTLWVFEGGKEQYWKQTDLGFGTPFKAVTGGIFEPGFPDVIQQMWAAFLMEREGKLGDRFGCATVEEAVASQEIFAAALESQKTGTAVKLSL from the coding sequence ATGAAATCTGTCGGTATCGGCATTATTGGTGGCGGCCTCATGGGCCGTGAAATGGCCAGCGCCTTTGGTCGTTGGTGCGCCCTCACGGACGTGGAGGTGAAGCCTGAACTCGTCGCCGTGGCGGACGTGGTGGAAGACGTGCGGAACTGGTTCCAGCGCATCCCTTCCTGCACGCAGCTCACGGGCGACTACAAGGAACTGCTCGCGAATCCCGCCGTGGACGTGGTGTACGTGGCCGTGCCGCACAACCTGCATGAGCGCATCTATATTGATGTGCTGGAAGCGGGGAAGGATCTCTTTGCGGAGAAGCCCTTCGGCTTTGACCTGAGCGCGGCGAAGAACATCGCGGCTGCCGTGAAGAAGACGGGCCGCTATACACGTTGCAGCTCGGAGTTTCCCTTCTTCCCCGGCGCGCAGCGTGTGGTGCAGGCGGTGAAGGCTGCCAAGTTCGGTCGAGTGCTGGAGGTCGTGTCCGGCTTCCATCACAGCAGTGACCTGGATGCGACAAAGCCTGCGAACTGGAAACGCTTCAGCCGCACCTGCGGTGAAATCGGCGTGCTCGGTGACCTCGGCATGCATGCGTGCCATCTGCCCCTGCGCTTCGGCTGGAAGCCCAAGTCGCTCTTTGCCCAACTTCAGAAAGGCTATCCCCAGCGTCCTGATGGCAAAGGCGGCATGGCCGATTGCGATACGTGGGACAATGCCGTGCTGCATACGTGGGCTGACATCGGTGGGCAGGAGGCCCCGCTGCGTCTGGAAATGAAGCGGCTCGCTCCTGGAGAGACGAATACCTGGTTCATCGAAGTGCTCGGCACTGAGGGTGGCGTGCGCTACTCCACGAAGCACCCCAAGACCTTGTGGGTCTTCGAAGGTGGCAAGGAGCAGTACTGGAAGCAGACGGATCTCGGATTCGGTACGCCGTTCAAGGCGGTGACCGGTGGCATCTTCGAGCCGGGCTTTCCTGATGTGATTCAGCAGATGTGGGCCGCGTTCCTCATGGAGCGTGAAGGGAAGCTGGGTGACCGCTTCGGCTGCGCCACGGTGGAGGAGGCGGTGGCTTCGCAGGAAATCTTCGCCGCCGCGCTGGAATCGCAGAAGACCGGCACGGCCGTGAAGCTCTCGCTGTGA
- a CDS encoding ATP-binding cassette domain-containing protein has protein sequence MSTTNTMADSNNATVLSISGLRYERNDRKILKGVDWRVGAGEHWVILGPNGCGKTSLINCLTGYEMSTAGDIMVDGAEFGRTDWREVRKRVGLVTSTLTFYLEPGEPVLDAVASGREAMLNLVGEVSAEVRAEARALLERIGCGYLADSFWGVLSQGERQKILICRALMSKYHVLILDEPCAGLDPVAREHFLGWLQQLATAPGAPSMVLVTHHVEEILPCFTHVLVLKQGAVLAAGTKQDVLTSERLSEAYGAPLSLEASGDRYRLTLLSSSSR, from the coding sequence GTGAGCACCACCAATACCATGGCGGATTCAAACAACGCGACCGTCCTGAGCATCTCCGGTCTGCGCTACGAGCGCAACGACCGGAAGATTCTCAAGGGCGTGGACTGGCGGGTCGGGGCAGGGGAGCACTGGGTGATTCTTGGTCCAAATGGATGTGGGAAAACCTCTCTCATCAACTGCCTCACCGGTTATGAGATGTCCACCGCTGGCGATATCATGGTGGATGGCGCAGAGTTTGGCCGCACCGACTGGCGCGAAGTGCGCAAGCGGGTGGGCCTGGTGACCAGTACGCTCACGTTCTATCTTGAGCCCGGTGAGCCTGTGCTGGATGCCGTGGCCAGTGGTCGCGAGGCCATGCTGAATCTGGTGGGCGAGGTGAGCGCGGAGGTGCGTGCTGAGGCGCGTGCACTGCTGGAGAGGATTGGTTGCGGCTACCTTGCAGACTCATTTTGGGGTGTGCTTTCCCAAGGAGAGCGACAGAAGATTCTCATCTGCCGCGCGCTCATGTCGAAGTACCATGTACTTATCCTTGATGAGCCTTGTGCTGGTCTCGACCCCGTGGCACGTGAGCATTTCCTCGGGTGGCTGCAGCAGCTTGCCACCGCACCGGGAGCACCCTCCATGGTACTGGTGACGCACCATGTGGAGGAGATCCTGCCGTGCTTCACGCATGTGCTCGTGCTGAAGCAGGGGGCCGTGCTCGCTGCCGGCACGAAACAAGATGTACTTACCAGCGAGCGCTTGAGCGAGGCTTATGGTGCACCTCTCAGCTTGGAAGCGAGTGGTGACCGGTATCGACTGACTCTGCTCAGTTCATCGTCTCGCTGA
- a CDS encoding carbohydrate kinase family protein, with protein sequence MRTGILAAGNFIIDYVKIIDAWPEQDMLSSIRSETSSNGGGPYNVLKDLAAMGASYPLEACGLVGDDANGAWIQQDCAKAGINTRQLHHTANAPTSYTDAMTVASTGRRTFFHQRGANAHFNETHVNFADTNAKHFHLGYLMLLDAMDSFVSGGRTRASLALEAAKNAGLTTSVDIVSTENPQFREIAESALPYTDVLIINEIEAGKVAGMTLKNGDTVDVEGCVTAARALLDRGVLQQVVIHFVEGGVVVSKDGTVTKQTSLKVPSGFIVGATGAGDAFAAGYLHGWHEQWDVSRCLKTAVCTAAACLTHATPSLGLRSVEECLNLGEAYGYRSL encoded by the coding sequence ATGCGCACCGGAATTCTCGCCGCGGGCAATTTCATCATCGATTACGTGAAGATCATCGACGCGTGGCCGGAGCAGGACATGCTCTCGAGCATCCGCTCGGAAACTTCCAGCAATGGGGGCGGCCCGTACAATGTGCTGAAGGATCTCGCGGCGATGGGTGCGAGCTATCCACTGGAGGCCTGTGGTCTGGTGGGTGATGATGCCAATGGTGCGTGGATCCAGCAGGACTGCGCGAAGGCGGGCATCAATACACGACAGCTTCATCATACGGCGAATGCGCCCACGAGCTATACGGACGCCATGACGGTGGCGTCCACGGGCAGGCGTACCTTCTTCCACCAGCGTGGGGCGAATGCGCATTTCAATGAAACGCATGTGAACTTCGCTGACACGAACGCGAAGCACTTCCATCTTGGCTATCTCATGCTGCTGGATGCGATGGACAGTTTTGTGAGCGGTGGGCGCACTCGTGCTTCGCTCGCACTGGAAGCGGCGAAAAACGCTGGGCTCACCACCTCCGTGGATATTGTCAGCACGGAGAATCCGCAGTTCCGTGAGATCGCGGAGAGTGCACTGCCCTACACGGATGTGCTGATCATCAACGAGATTGAGGCTGGCAAGGTGGCGGGCATGACTCTGAAGAATGGTGATACGGTGGATGTGGAGGGCTGCGTGACTGCGGCCCGGGCCCTGTTGGACCGCGGGGTATTGCAGCAGGTGGTCATTCACTTTGTGGAGGGCGGCGTGGTTGTTTCCAAAGACGGCACGGTCACGAAGCAGACCTCATTGAAGGTTCCCTCGGGGTTCATCGTGGGCGCCACGGGCGCAGGTGATGCCTTTGCCGCTGGTTATTTGCATGGATGGCATGAACAATGGGACGTTTCTCGCTGTCTGAAGACTGCCGTATGCACTGCTGCCGCGTGTCTCACGCATGCCACGCCCTCGCTGGGTTTGCGCTCCGTGGAAGAATGCCTGAACCTTGGTGAAGCTTATGGCTACCGCAGTCTCTAG
- a CDS encoding FAD-linked oxidase C-terminal domain-containing protein, with product MATAVSSAPASANPLPATVLAELQGIVGAEAVLTADEDLIPYSFDGTAALKHRPACVVFPRSTEEVSACVKLAARVGRPVVTRGSGTGLSGGSVPLGGCIVLCMVKLDRILELDQKNLTMRVQCGVITKEIDDAAGKHGLFYPPDPGSMKISTIGGNVAENSGGLRGLKYGVTRDYIMGMTVVLPDGEISRLGNKCVKDVAGYSLKDLFIGSEGTLGIITEVLLKLLPRPAARRTMLAMYDSMEAAAETVSAIIAARIIPCTLEFLDRMTVQCVEDYARIGLPTDVEALLLMETDGHPAAVEDEASRMMEIARTHGAREVKMAADDAEGARLASARRNAFSALARVKPTTILEDVTVPRSELARMVKFINATAAKHRLLIGTFGHMGDGNLHPTFLTNEKDTEEMHRVELALQEIVDETLAVGGTVTGEHGVGLAKKAFLRQQFGDVSYTLLQKVKRALDPSGLLNPGKIFD from the coding sequence ATGGCTACCGCAGTCTCTAGCGCTCCCGCCTCCGCGAATCCGCTGCCTGCGACTGTGCTTGCAGAATTGCAAGGCATCGTCGGCGCAGAGGCTGTGCTCACCGCGGATGAGGATCTCATCCCGTACAGCTTCGATGGCACAGCGGCGCTGAAGCACCGGCCGGCATGTGTCGTGTTTCCTCGCAGCACCGAGGAAGTGTCTGCTTGTGTGAAATTAGCGGCCCGGGTTGGCCGACCGGTCGTGACCCGTGGCAGTGGCACCGGCTTGAGCGGCGGCAGCGTGCCGTTGGGTGGCTGCATCGTGCTGTGCATGGTGAAGCTCGATCGCATCCTCGAGCTGGATCAAAAGAATCTCACCATGCGCGTGCAGTGTGGCGTGATCACGAAGGAGATCGATGATGCCGCCGGGAAACACGGGCTCTTCTATCCACCGGATCCGGGTTCGATGAAGATCAGCACCATTGGCGGGAATGTCGCGGAGAATAGCGGCGGCCTGCGTGGGCTGAAGTATGGCGTGACGCGCGACTACATCATGGGCATGACTGTCGTCTTGCCAGATGGCGAGATTTCCCGCCTGGGAAACAAGTGCGTGAAGGATGTGGCGGGCTACTCGCTGAAGGATCTTTTCATCGGCAGTGAAGGCACGCTGGGCATCATCACAGAAGTCCTGCTCAAGCTTCTTCCGCGTCCGGCAGCGCGGCGCACGATGCTGGCCATGTATGACTCCATGGAAGCGGCGGCGGAGACCGTGAGCGCCATCATCGCGGCACGCATCATTCCCTGCACATTGGAGTTTCTAGATCGCATGACGGTGCAGTGTGTGGAGGACTACGCGCGTATCGGTCTGCCCACGGATGTGGAGGCTCTCCTGCTGATGGAGACCGATGGTCATCCTGCTGCCGTGGAGGATGAAGCATCGCGCATGATGGAGATCGCACGCACGCACGGCGCTCGCGAAGTGAAGATGGCTGCGGATGATGCCGAGGGTGCCCGTCTCGCGTCCGCGCGTCGCAATGCCTTCTCCGCACTCGCTCGGGTGAAACCCACCACCATCCTGGAGGATGTCACCGTGCCCCGCAGCGAACTGGCGCGCATGGTGAAGTTCATCAATGCCACCGCGGCGAAGCATCGCCTGCTCATCGGTACCTTTGGTCACATGGGCGATGGGAATCTGCATCCTACCTTCCTGACGAATGAGAAGGACACCGAGGAGATGCATCGGGTGGAACTGGCGCTGCAGGAGATTGTCGATGAGACACTTGCAGTAGGCGGCACGGTCACGGGTGAGCACGGGGTAGGGCTGGCGAAGAAGGCCTTCCTCCGACAGCAGTTTGGCGATGTGAGCTATACACTGCTGCAAAAGGTAAAAAGGGCTCTGGACCCAAGCGGGCTCTTGAACCCGGGGAAGATTTTTGATTAA
- a CDS encoding (Fe-S)-binding protein: MSAEQAGTQQRAGKLLLKELDYSVLQQCMHCGMCLPTCPTYMETKRERNSPRGRISLMRAIADDEATVSKSFADEMYYCLGCLACQTACPAGVNYVELFETARADIENTGAAGHGQRDFWRWLTLEVLFMKPRLLRFVGMLMRWYQQSGAETFVRKFGLTRLAPKSLRDLEPQSPRIAPEFSDAIINTVELPQGTRRYRVGMLTGCMQDLVFPDVNRATVDVLLANGCEVVTPRVQSCCGSLHGHNGATHLAKELARRQLDTFEIESLDAIITNAGGCGSHLKHYGHLLHDDPDYAARAALWDTKVKDIHEWLVQIGFRKPQAGVEIPEVTYHESCHLCHGQKVVSQPRAVLNAIPGLKVVELPESNWCCGSAGIYNITQPEQSAKLLERKLDNIAQTGACAVATSNPGCHLQIAYGLKNRVQAMCRTVTQPVTLLAEAYRRESPPQ, encoded by the coding sequence ATGAGTGCGGAACAGGCGGGGACACAGCAGCGGGCTGGGAAGCTATTGCTCAAGGAACTGGATTACTCCGTCCTGCAGCAGTGCATGCACTGTGGCATGTGCCTGCCCACATGTCCCACGTACATGGAGACGAAGCGCGAGCGGAACAGTCCGCGCGGTCGCATCTCCCTCATGCGTGCTATTGCCGATGATGAAGCGACGGTCAGCAAATCCTTCGCGGATGAGATGTACTACTGCCTGGGCTGCCTGGCCTGCCAGACAGCGTGTCCGGCTGGGGTGAACTACGTGGAGCTCTTCGAGACTGCACGTGCGGACATCGAGAACACCGGCGCTGCAGGCCACGGTCAGCGCGACTTCTGGCGCTGGCTAACTCTGGAGGTGCTCTTCATGAAGCCGCGGCTCTTGCGCTTTGTGGGCATGCTCATGCGCTGGTATCAGCAGAGCGGGGCAGAGACTTTTGTGCGGAAGTTCGGACTCACCCGACTGGCTCCCAAGAGCCTGCGTGATCTGGAACCGCAATCACCACGCATCGCGCCGGAGTTTTCTGATGCCATCATCAACACGGTCGAGCTGCCGCAGGGCACGCGCCGCTATCGCGTGGGCATGCTCACCGGCTGCATGCAGGATCTGGTCTTTCCCGATGTCAACCGTGCCACGGTGGATGTGCTGCTGGCCAATGGATGCGAAGTGGTGACGCCTCGTGTGCAATCCTGCTGCGGCTCACTCCACGGACACAACGGCGCCACGCATCTGGCGAAGGAACTCGCGAGACGTCAGCTCGATACATTCGAGATAGAGTCGCTCGATGCCATCATCACCAATGCAGGAGGCTGTGGTTCGCATCTCAAGCATTACGGTCACCTGCTGCACGATGATCCTGACTATGCCGCGCGTGCTGCCTTGTGGGACACGAAAGTGAAAGACATCCACGAGTGGTTGGTACAGATCGGCTTCCGCAAGCCGCAGGCCGGGGTGGAGATTCCGGAAGTCACGTACCATGAATCCTGCCATCTGTGCCATGGGCAGAAGGTGGTGAGCCAGCCGCGCGCAGTGCTCAATGCCATTCCCGGCTTGAAGGTAGTGGAACTGCCGGAGAGCAACTGGTGCTGCGGCAGTGCCGGCATCTACAACATCACCCAGCCGGAGCAATCCGCGAAGTTGCTGGAGCGCAAGCTGGACAACATCGCGCAGACCGGCGCATGCGCAGTGGCGACGTCTAATCCTGGCTGTCACTTGCAGATCGCTTACGGGTTGAAGAATCGCGTGCAGGCCATGTGCCGGACCGTGACACAGCCGGTGACGTTGCTGGCGGAGGCGTATCGGCGGGAGAGTCCGCCTCAGTGA
- a CDS encoding DUF4177 domain-containing protein codes for MKVRLRNTVLAATAGIILMSGCRESARDSVLVDGLPAAAWEYKVIESDYGNKMEAELNRLAKEGWFVIGFVDHANPNDHHAAALLKRPIHEAKNP; via the coding sequence ATGAAAGTCAGATTACGCAACACTGTCCTCGCCGCCACTGCAGGCATTATCTTGATGAGCGGTTGTCGGGAGTCTGCTCGTGATTCCGTCCTTGTCGATGGTCTCCCTGCTGCCGCATGGGAATACAAAGTCATTGAAAGTGACTACGGAAACAAGATGGAGGCGGAGCTGAATAGATTAGCCAAGGAAGGCTGGTTTGTGATTGGCTTTGTGGACCACGCAAATCCAAATGATCACCACGCGGCTGCGTTGCTCAAACGACCCATCCATGAAGCCAAGAACCCCTAG
- a CDS encoding YfbK domain-containing protein: MNSQDFNPPDLTAYALGELPPKEAAQVRQYLDQSPEARAELERIQTMLTALEQAPAIPLRALHPRQRETVLAMGQAVAAPAPATQSRRVVPFRPPQSRVPYARPAASVGWTVFKYAAAAALTVGAFVMGQKTATSFNGGFLAGNGSSLKDLIDQPSVHPAVSGTVVAEAPAEPLPVAPAQVPAIASAQISGSNRPSTPSKSIVAVASVVERAESAPAPAAPASGGASSLKGFATTASSTESRVMITPKLLRIPPMPREFAGVVLASPMPANVKPEPQRKPEPQPALVLDSCKPEIASCPWDPSRRLMRVVTLLPIEQNGIQNQEQDYKLVVKFDPFHVQGYRLVGERHMPPSPGSTQAARFAWYEIVPNRNFNPSPDRPITVGTITLEQPRGAQSPHEKIVDRGTGWQDAREDFVFETAMVGWSLLLQGTENTGSLNYKLVLDLAERNRGEDPKGEQAKFIQVVKQAQRSVGL, translated from the coding sequence ATGAACTCCCAAGACTTCAATCCACCTGACCTCACCGCCTACGCGCTGGGTGAGCTACCGCCCAAGGAAGCGGCACAGGTGCGCCAGTACCTCGACCAATCGCCCGAGGCACGCGCCGAACTGGAGCGCATCCAGACCATGTTGACTGCACTCGAGCAAGCCCCTGCTATTCCCTTGCGCGCGCTTCATCCCCGCCAGCGTGAAACCGTGCTCGCCATGGGCCAGGCAGTCGCAGCGCCAGCACCCGCTACTCAATCGCGGCGTGTGGTTCCTTTCCGTCCCCCACAGTCTCGCGTGCCCTACGCCAGGCCGGCAGCCAGCGTTGGCTGGACCGTCTTCAAGTATGCCGCAGCAGCCGCGCTCACCGTGGGCGCCTTCGTGATGGGGCAAAAGACTGCCACTTCATTCAACGGCGGCTTCCTCGCTGGCAATGGTTCGTCCCTGAAGGACCTGATCGATCAGCCCTCCGTACATCCAGCCGTCTCCGGCACGGTCGTGGCTGAAGCTCCCGCAGAGCCTCTGCCCGTGGCACCCGCACAGGTGCCGGCGATTGCTTCCGCCCAGATTTCAGGCTCCAACCGCCCGAGCACGCCTTCGAAATCGATTGTGGCTGTCGCGAGTGTGGTGGAGCGCGCCGAGTCCGCTCCAGCTCCTGCGGCACCCGCATCCGGCGGCGCGTCTTCGCTCAAGGGTTTTGCCACCACGGCGTCTTCCACCGAGTCCCGTGTGATGATCACGCCGAAGCTGCTGCGCATCCCTCCCATGCCACGCGAATTCGCCGGTGTGGTGCTGGCCTCGCCGATGCCGGCCAATGTGAAGCCGGAACCTCAGCGCAAGCCGGAACCCCAGCCCGCCTTGGTCCTGGACTCCTGCAAACCGGAAATCGCCTCCTGCCCTTGGGATCCGAGCCGCCGCCTCATGCGCGTGGTCACGCTGCTGCCCATCGAACAGAACGGCATCCAGAATCAGGAGCAGGATTACAAGCTGGTCGTGAAGTTTGACCCCTTCCACGTGCAAGGCTACCGCCTCGTGGGTGAAAGGCACATGCCGCCCTCCCCTGGCAGTACGCAGGCCGCGCGCTTCGCCTGGTATGAGATTGTGCCCAACCGCAATTTCAACCCATCTCCAGATCGTCCAATTACTGTCGGCACCATCACGCTTGAGCAGCCGCGTGGCGCGCAAAGCCCGCATGAGAAGATTGTGGACCGCGGTACCGGCTGGCAGGATGCCCGCGAAGACTTTGTCTTTGAAACCGCCATGGTGGGCTGGAGCCTTCTGCTGCAAGGCACCGAAAATACCGGCAGCCTGAACTACAAACTCGTGCTCGATCTCGCCGAACGAAACCGCGGTGAGGACCCGAAGGGCGAACAGGCGAAATTCATCCAGGTGGTGAAGCAGGCACAGCGGTCGGTGGGGCTGTAG
- a CDS encoding RNA polymerase sigma factor, protein MPSQSSDPAGTLVREALAQFESNLIGYATSILGGDESRARDVVQDTFLKLYLAEPDRVRENLKAWLYAVCRNRCLDVLRKEHRLSFTDDQDTLDWLDEWQPDPSDDASREEMLEHVWATMEQLPPNQKEVLRLKFQHGLSYKEISSITGLSVTNVGFLLHTAIKRLRKLMNHALAEH, encoded by the coding sequence ATGCCATCACAGTCAAGCGACCCGGCCGGAACGTTGGTGCGGGAGGCCCTCGCACAGTTTGAGAGCAATCTCATTGGGTATGCCACCAGCATCCTGGGGGGCGATGAAAGCCGTGCCCGTGATGTGGTGCAGGACACCTTTCTCAAGCTCTACCTTGCTGAGCCAGACCGCGTGCGGGAGAACCTCAAGGCGTGGCTCTACGCCGTCTGCCGCAACCGGTGCCTCGACGTCCTCCGCAAGGAGCACCGCCTCAGCTTCACCGACGACCAGGATACGCTCGACTGGCTCGATGAATGGCAGCCCGATCCCAGCGACGACGCAAGCCGCGAGGAAATGCTCGAGCACGTCTGGGCCACGATGGAGCAACTCCCTCCCAATCAAAAAGAAGTTCTTCGCCTCAAATTCCAACACGGTCTCAGCTACAAGGAAATCTCCAGCATCACCGGCCTCAGCGTCACCAATGTGGGCTTCCTCCTACACACCGCCATCAAGCGCCTTCGCAAGCTCATGAACCACGCGCTGGCCGAGCATTGA